The following are encoded in a window of Geobacter metallireducens GS-15 genomic DNA:
- a CDS encoding nitric-oxide reductase large subunit produces the protein MAERITPVETLSPWWRNSVILVLVLGFTVLIWIAVRSYRDAPPIPDRVVSGDGTTIFTGDDILAGQQVFLRYGLMENGTIWGHGAYLGPDFSAEYLHTLAGDTAQSLARQRHGRDAGGLNAAERETVAGAVGTLLKENRYDFRTRTLTFLEPEAASYRQQIRKWRDYFSHPTNDGGLPGAYISDPRELEQLTSFFAWTAWASVANRPGKPYSYTNNFPYDPAVGNRPTSDAFLWSALSLIMLLGGTAAVLFAFGKFDFLGWRGRGEHIHPQMLPGATTDSQRATIKYFVVVALLFLAQTLVGGATVHYRVDPESFYGIDISSLLPSHILRTWHLQLAIFWVATAYVAGGLLLAPSLGKEPKGQVGGINFLFGALVVVVVGSLAGEMLGVRQMLGSLWFWFGHQGWEYLDLGRAWQILLAVGLVVWGFLLFRALAPARQDPERREIASLFLYGALAIPLFYLPAMFFTGTTHFSVVDTWRFWIIHLWVEGFFEVFVTAMVAVIFYNLGMVSHLTAARVVYLDALLYLGSGIVGTGHHWYWTGQSAVTMALAAMFSALEVVPLTLLTLDAWDFVKLTRGKCDVCNKPVSIPHKWTFYFLIAVGFWNFVGAGVFGFLINLPIVSYFEVGTMLTPNHGHAAMMGVFGMLAVALTVFALRQVLTDEQWAGPEKFVRFSFWGLNIGLALMVVTNLFPGGVLQLFDVLDHGYWHARGPGFLNGTIPRLIEWLRMPGDLVFIVAGAFPLLAATGLTYRMVRKRS, from the coding sequence ATGGCCGAACGAATCACGCCGGTCGAAACCCTTTCGCCCTGGTGGCGGAATTCCGTCATCCTGGTCCTCGTGCTCGGGTTCACGGTGTTGATCTGGATTGCCGTCCGGAGCTACCGGGATGCGCCGCCGATCCCCGACAGGGTGGTGAGCGGGGACGGCACAACCATCTTCACCGGGGACGACATCCTTGCGGGACAGCAGGTGTTCCTCCGGTACGGCCTCATGGAGAACGGGACCATCTGGGGGCACGGCGCCTACCTGGGGCCCGATTTTTCGGCGGAATACCTCCACACGCTGGCGGGCGATACTGCCCAGTCCCTCGCCCGGCAGCGCCATGGCCGGGATGCCGGAGGGCTGAATGCCGCGGAGCGGGAAACCGTTGCCGGCGCGGTGGGGACCCTTCTGAAGGAGAACCGCTATGATTTCCGGACCCGGACCCTCACCTTCCTGGAGCCCGAAGCGGCTTCGTACCGGCAGCAGATTCGGAAATGGCGGGACTATTTCTCCCACCCCACAAACGATGGAGGACTCCCCGGCGCCTACATCAGCGACCCGCGGGAACTGGAGCAGCTCACCTCCTTTTTCGCCTGGACCGCGTGGGCGTCGGTCGCCAACCGTCCCGGCAAGCCGTATTCCTATACAAACAACTTCCCCTATGACCCGGCGGTCGGCAACCGACCCACCAGCGATGCCTTCCTCTGGAGCGCCCTCAGCCTGATCATGCTCCTGGGCGGCACCGCGGCCGTCCTGTTCGCCTTCGGCAAGTTCGATTTTCTCGGCTGGCGGGGGAGGGGGGAGCATATCCATCCCCAGATGCTCCCCGGCGCCACCACCGACAGCCAGCGGGCCACGATCAAGTACTTCGTCGTCGTGGCGCTCCTCTTCCTCGCCCAGACCCTGGTGGGAGGGGCAACGGTCCACTACCGGGTCGACCCGGAGAGTTTCTACGGGATCGACATCTCCTCCCTCCTTCCCAGCCACATCCTCCGCACCTGGCACCTCCAGTTGGCGATCTTCTGGGTTGCCACCGCCTATGTGGCGGGGGGGCTCCTTCTGGCCCCCTCCCTCGGCAAGGAGCCCAAGGGGCAGGTGGGGGGGATCAATTTCCTCTTCGGCGCCCTGGTCGTTGTCGTGGTGGGGAGCCTCGCGGGCGAGATGCTCGGCGTCCGGCAGATGCTCGGCTCACTCTGGTTCTGGTTCGGCCACCAGGGGTGGGAATACCTCGACCTGGGGCGCGCCTGGCAGATCCTCCTGGCGGTGGGGCTTGTGGTCTGGGGATTCCTCCTGTTCCGGGCGCTCGCCCCGGCCAGGCAGGACCCGGAGCGCCGCGAGATCGCCTCCCTCTTCCTGTACGGCGCCCTGGCCATACCGCTTTTCTACCTCCCCGCCATGTTCTTCACCGGCACCACCCATTTCTCCGTGGTGGACACCTGGCGGTTCTGGATCATCCATCTTTGGGTCGAGGGATTCTTCGAGGTCTTCGTGACCGCCATGGTGGCGGTCATCTTCTACAACCTCGGCATGGTCTCCCACCTGACAGCGGCGCGGGTGGTCTACCTGGATGCGCTCCTCTACCTGGGAAGCGGCATCGTCGGCACCGGGCACCACTGGTACTGGACCGGGCAGTCCGCCGTCACCATGGCTCTTGCCGCCATGTTCTCGGCCCTGGAGGTGGTCCCCCTCACCCTCCTTACCCTCGATGCGTGGGACTTCGTCAAGCTCACCCGGGGAAAGTGCGACGTCTGCAACAAACCGGTCTCTATCCCCCACAAGTGGACGTTTTACTTCCTGATCGCCGTCGGCTTCTGGAACTTCGTCGGCGCTGGCGTGTTCGGTTTCCTCATCAACCTTCCCATCGTCAGCTACTTCGAGGTGGGGACCATGCTCACCCCGAACCACGGCCACGCCGCCATGATGGGGGTCTTCGGCATGCTTGCAGTGGCGCTTACGGTCTTTGCCCTGCGCCAGGTGCTGACCGACGAGCAGTGGGCCGGACCGGAGAAATTCGTCCGGTTCTCCTTCTGGGGGCTGAACATCGGCCTGGCCCTCATGGTGGTGACCAATCTCTTCCCCGGCGGGGTGCTCCAGCTTTTCGACGTCCTGGACCACGGCTACTGGCACGCCCGGGGACCCGGGTTCCTCAACGGGACGATCCCCCGCCTCATCGAGTGGCTCCGGATGCCGGGAGACCTCGTTTTCATCGTCGCGGGCGCTTTTCCCCTCCTGGCCGCCACGGGGCTCACCTACCGGATGGTGAGGAAACGGTCGTGA